One genomic region from Panthera tigris isolate Pti1 chromosome D1, P.tigris_Pti1_mat1.1, whole genome shotgun sequence encodes:
- the SMIM38 gene encoding small integral membrane protein 38 — MASWWEGSTGPDPLLVLLVIVLLARFILWSCLGTYIDYKLARRHPQKPKED, encoded by the coding sequence ATGGCCTCCTGGTGGGAGGGAAGCACGGGCCCTGACCCGCTCCTGGTCCTGCTGGTCATTGTCCTGTTAGCCCGCTTCATTCTCTGGTCCTGCCTCGGGACCTACATAGACTATAAGTTGGCCCGGCGGCACCCCCAGAAGCCCAAGGAGGACTAG